DNA from bacterium:
CGCTGGTGGTCGAGAAATTCCTTCCTGAAAAAGAAGGAGACTATTACTATATACGCCTTTATATGTTCCTCGGTGATTGCTCTCGAAGTGTTCGAGTTGCCAGCTTAGAACCATTTGTGAAAAGCAGAACGTATACCGGTTCCTTTGAAAATTTGCAGGTTCCAGAAGAGGTGCTCCAGTTCCGCCGTGAATTAGGCCTCGATTACGCTAAAATCGATTATGTCGTTCATGAAGGCCAAGTGGAGATCCTGGATGTGAGCCAAACAATGGGTAAAGGGATAATGTCAGAAGGTGTCACGGGTTGCATCAGCGATCTCGCGGAAGGTATCTGGTCCTTCCTGCCAAGCAAATAACACCGTGGGTTGACTTCGGTAGGGGGCTTTTGATAGATAAAGATTACGGATGATCGAGGACTTCATCATGCTTGCCGATGGTTCTTAGAAGGAAGTAGTCCTGATGAATCTCTAAAGTCATTCGGCATCCTTTATCAATCCGCGCTTCCCAAATCCCAGGAGCGCTTTGGATTTTCTTTAAGTGTAAAGATGGATGTGCAGGATTTTCAATAAGAAGGTGGAGCGCTTTGTCGGCCTTTTTTCGGAGTTGTTCACTAAGGGAGCGGTATGCTTTCTCGAACTTCTTGGTAATTACAAATCGCACCGCTTACTCCTTATTCAAATGGGCAATCAGGTCGTCAACATTTTCAAATTCTTTGACATTCCCTGTTCCAATATCACTTTGAGCCTCAGCTTCATCTTTTTGCCACTGGCGCGACCATAACCAAGAATCTTGCTTATCAACGATCTTCTTAGGAGTAAGCACTATCTGCCCGTCACGAACTTCACAATCCAGTACATCCCCGTCATCCAGATGAACCGCCTTGCGAATTTGACTTGGCAAAGTCAACTGTGCATTTTTTCTAAGCTTAAGCAGCATAATAAACTCCGAAATTATGAATTTCTAATTTTATTATACCATTCTTTCTCGATTGTCTCAAGATGATTATTGTGTTACCAGCAACTATTGAATTGATAAATGAAATCTCACGAATTCCTTTCACTTATCCTATAGCCGAACAGCGAATCTTCCGATAATTTTTTTGAGATTGGGCTTAAAGGATGGGTGGGATGCCGGATTATACACGAACTGGCGAACTGATGATTTCTAAAGGATTTCTCTCTCAGGAACAGTTGGATGAAGCCTTAAAACTTCAGAAACTGATCCCGAGGCGAATTGGAGAGCTTCTTCAAGATTTAGGTTATGCTAAAGATGAGCATGTTGCAATGTGCCTTTCCGAGCAATATGATTATCCCTTCCTCGACCTGAAAAAGGTTGAAATTGATCCGGATGCAGTCAACTTGTTGGACGGCGAAACGGCGCTTAAATACTGTATTTTGCCCTTTAAGTTCTTGCAGGACGCGGTTGAGTGCGCTATCGGAGATCCCATCGACGTCATATCTACTGATACGATCTCTCGTATTTTAGGTAAAAAGCTGGTTTTGCACATTTCCCCTGTATCACAGCTAATTGCAAGTATAAAATCGCTTTATTATCTCACGCCTAGTTCTGAGAACGAACTGACGGTAAAGCCATTGATGAATAAAAAACGCCGCCCTCATAGACAACGAGACAGGGAAGCTCTGCTGGCAGCTCTCGACAAGAGCCAAAAAACATCTCGTCGGCAATCAAAGAAATCTCAAGTAACCGAAGGGAGAAAATCAGCATGAGGTGTTTTGCAGTTACTAGCGGAAAAGGCGGGGTTGGGAAAACCAACTTCTCTATTAACTTAGCCATTTCTCTCGCATCCCTCGGTCATAAAGTGGTTGTCTTTGATGCTGACTTAGGGCTTGCGAATGTTGATATCATCCTTGGAACACATGCTAAACACACATTGCAAGACGTTCTCGGTGGCCCATTATCGATTGAAGAAATTCTGACTCCCGGTCCGGGGGGAATTAATTTTATAGCCGGTGGCTCGGCAGTCGGCAAGCTTACGTCTATAAGCCGAAAACGGCTTCAAGAGTTCCTTGCCGGGCTTGCTCAACTGGAAGCCTCAACCGATTACCTCATTTTTGATACAGGGGCGGGGATTGATACCAAAGTGATGACTTTCTTACGAGCGGCTGATGAGGTCTTATTGGTAACGACTCCCGATCCGGCAAGCATCACGGATGCCTATGCTACGGCTAAAACTTTATTCAGGGTGCAACGAAATGCCATTATCAGGGTAGTAATGAATATGGTTTCGAGCGAAGAGCAAGCGATGATGCTTTTCAGCAACTTGCAGGGAGTCTGCCAACAGTTTCTACATGGGCATTTGTCTTATTGCGGTTGCGTTCATAACGATGCGAAGGTATCAGCCTCTGTTCGTCAGCGAAAACCGTTCTATCTGGCTTCGCCTGAATGTAAAGCATCAGTGGATATCAGTCAAATTGCAGATAAACTGACAAAAAACCCCTTAAAAATTCTAGCTCAACCATTCATCGATCGCCTCAACAATGCCTTTGACCCTGATAACCGCTTCACCAAATCCGATGTAGCGTAGGCAAAAAAGAGCATCGTTCGTTGTGCGGATTTCATGACTTGCGTCATAACTATCGGTGTCATTGCGAGGATGATTGTGCCTCTTGCCTCTTGCCTCTCGTCTCTTGCCTTATCAAAACCCTAGTATAATAAGCCTATCTAAAGATTGTAGAGGTGAATGATGGCACAGGCGGAACAGATGATAGATATGATTGGTTACCAAAAGGGGTCGGTTGTCAGCCGACAGATCCTTGGGAAAGCGAAAGGGAATGTGACGGTCTTTGCCTTTGATGAAGGACAAGGCTTGAGCGAACATACCGCGCCGTTTGATGCGATGGTTTATATTATGGATGGAGAAGCTAAAATCACTATCGCAGAGGAACTTTTCGAACTAAAGGCCGGGGATGTGATCGTCATGCCCGCCGATAAACCGCACGCAATTACAGCCATTACCCCCTTCAAAATGCTTCTCGCAATGATCAAAGCATAAGAAAATTTGAAAAAAGTCAAAAATTCTTCAAAAAAGTGTCCGGTTTTGCATGTCTAAAGCGTATATATTGTCAGAGTTTGCACACACTGGTATGGAGTTAGCTGAGGGTGCTGCTAATGAAGACAGTGAGCTTCCATTGGGAAGATAAGAACTTAGACCAATAAACACCCATATGTTTTAAAAGAAACATAAAAAGTCAGACAGAATTTTTAGGCAAGACCGAGCTTTGTTCTCCTTTTGGCGGTCTTGCCAATTTTTTATTTGGCAAGACCGCTCATTAAGAACTCCGCTCGCAAACATATTAATCCTTACGACTCATCCTGACCCAATGTTCCCTGTTTCCTTCTTCACCGGCAATTGGACATAAGAAGGTCTCCTTCACATCCCACCCATTCACACCGCACCATACTACAAAATCAGAGCGAATCTTTTCTCGAAGGGAAATTTCTCTGATAATGCCTTTATGGGTTTTATGAGGAGCTTCAAATTGAGGTTTGAGTAAAGCCCAAACTTCAGCGCCGGGAGAAAGCCAACGCTGTACTGACGGGAGGATGAGGCGCAGGGAAATAAAAGAAACGTCAATCGTTACCATGTCCATCTGTTCAGGGAGGGATTCGAGATAACGGACGTTCGTCTTCTCCATCAGAATGATCTGGGGATGATTATGCAAGCTAGGGTGAAGCTGCCCTGTACCGACATCGATGGCATAGATGAGTTTAACGCCATTCTGGAGAAGGCAATCGGTAAATCCTCCGGTAGAAGCTCCCACATCGGCGCAAACCTTCCCTTCAAGCGAAATAGGCCAGCGCTTGAGGGCGGATTCAAGCTTGACCCCGCCTCTACCGACATATCGCAAGCGGCCTTTAAGCTCAACTTTTGAATCCGGCTTGAGCTGCTGGGCCGGCTTAATCGCTTGTTTGCCATCAACTTCAACGAACCCAGCCGCGATCAATTCCTGAGCCTTCTCTCGGCTCTCAACTAATTTTTCATCAACCAGATAACGGTCTAATCGTAACATATGTATATAACTCTCGTTTCAATTTGACACAGTTTACCGTAACTTGAAGGAGGCTGTTTTTGTAATCATACTCTTCGTTCCTGGTAAAAATCAGCAGGGGAAGCCTGATTTCTGCTTGCAAGCCCTAATTTGTCGGGGAAATTTTGGTTGAAAAGTATATTTTGCTTGAATTTATAATTAATTCCCGTCAAAATTACTGGTTAGCTGAGAAGCTCAAATCGTCAATAAGCATATAGAGAGCTAGAAATAATAAAGTTTTGTATATTATAAACCGAGAGATAGCGTATAGAATGATGTAGCATTCCGGAACTTGACGGTATATGGAATAGTCTAATTACAGGATGCTATAGGTTATGGATCGATACAAAGTGGATATAATTCATTTTGTTGGAAGATTTTAATAACAAAAAGAAGGAAAAGATATCGTCCATGGGGAATTCATAATCATCTCTCTTATGAACTAGAAGCAAGCTAGAGCAAGATGAAGAAGGAGCGGAAATCATGAAAAGGTGCCCGGTATGTCATCACGATACGCAGCAGGCTAGCACTCTATGTATCTATTGCGGATACGAATTTTGGGTGGATCCTGCGCATTCACAAAGTCCGACCCCACAAAAGCCGATTGCCGCCCTTAGGTCGGAAGATATGCCTTATTTGATCCCGGTGACCTATGGGATTTTCATCATCTTCCTGGCGATAATTATTTCGGCTGTATATGCTCGCTCTGCGCCTTCTATGAACTATCCACCAATTGCATCGAACTTTGAGGTCGAGCGAGCAATGGATCATAATATTGTCGTCGTCGATAGGTCGCTTCGTGACGATTTTATCGCCTCATCTCCCGATGTGATTCAAATAATGCCTATTGCCGCATCAAAACCTTCGGTCAAAGTATCTGACTACTATGTCTATCAGGACCCGTTAGGCCGTATTCATGTCGAGTACAAAGTAAAAGTCACTACCGACGGCAGTCAGTAATCTAAGACCAGCTAAAAGTTTGCTGAAAGCCTCATCTCCTAACAGATGAGGCTTTTTTGATGCATGGGCAAAACCAAAACCCCGTAGCGCCTGCTCTGGTTGGCTTTGGATTCGATGCGTCATTGCGAGGCTGATTGTACCGAAGCAACCCCCTCTGAGCCTATCGTTAACCATATCCGCCCTTCGATACGCCCCGGAGGCCTACTCAGTGATACGGGTTTGTTTATCGGTTCTTCTCGAAGTAGTACCCAACATCCTCGTTGACTGTGATCCAAATCTGACTCTTGTTCCAATGAACGGTGCGGTCCATTCCCTTGAGTCGCAGCGTGCGGAAGATGTCAAGCACTCTGAAACAGCTTTAGTATTTAATTAGTGAGCAATTTGAGTATCATGCTCCCCCTTGCCGGTGGGTTTATCCAGACGGCACTTGGTAGTTGGGGCGCTATCGGCCTCTTTCGCACGAACCGCTCCGGATGTAGTTGATAGGCCCTCGCCAGCGTCACGTTACGTTTGAGGCTGACCTCTTCGGCCAAGCCATAGTGAACGGTCTCAGGGGTCAGAAGCGCGATCCCCGAATGATGATGTTCCTGGTTGTACCAATCGAAGAAGTCACTACAAAATGATCTGGCGTCCTCGATCGAGCCGAATTTTGTCGGAAACTCGGGCCGATACTTCATCGTCTTGAACTGGCTTTCCGAATAGGGATTGTCATTTGAGACGTGCGGGCGAGAGTGGGTTTTCGTCACCCCCAGATCGCTGAGCATGAGTGCCACCCCCTTGGATCTCATCGACGATCCCCTATCGGCATGGATGCTCAGGCTTGTCGGGTCGGCTTCCTGCTTGCGGATCGTTTCTGATATCAACTTCTTAGCAAGCTCAGCAGATTCCCGCTCGGCCACCATCCATCCCACCACGTAGCGGCTGAAGACGTCAATTATCACATATAAATGGAAATAGCTCCACTTCACAGGACCTTTGAGCTTGGTGATGTCCCAGCTCCAAAGTTCGTTTGGACGGGTGGCAAGGAGTTCAGGTTTGGCATATTCAATATGTCTTGCCTGATTGCGTCGCTCCCGAACCTCCTTGTTTTCTTCAAGCAGGCGATACATCGTGCGGATCGAGCACAGGTAAATGCCTTCATCAAGGAGCGTGGCATACACCTCTTGCGGGGCAATGTCCAGAAACCTTTGCGAATGCAGCACTTCTAGAACCTGCTTCTTTTCAGCCTCGCTGAGGGAACGCTCGGGCTTGTGCGACTCTTTGGGCGTAACGGGGTTCTCCTTGCGCTTCCAGTACCGGTATACGCGCGTGCGCGCTACTCCCAAAGCAAGACAAGCCTGGGTCCAGTTTACAAGAGAGGCCAGTTTCTTTGCAGCCTCCATTATTTCTCCTCGTCCTTCGAGATGCCCGTCGGAGAAATTCCGAGAATCTCGCACAAGTTTTTTTGGAACTCGAAGATCATTTGTGTCTGCCTTAGCTTCCTCTGAGTGCGCTCAAGCTCACGACTAAGACGTTCGATCTCAGACTTCAAAGGATCCTTCGTCTGCTTGCGCCCACGCTTGTCGTGCGTAAGAGCCGATACGGCTCCCTTTCGATAGTCTCTGCGCCACTTCGCCA
Protein-coding regions in this window:
- a CDS encoding MinD/ParA family protein, giving the protein MRCFAVTSGKGGVGKTNFSINLAISLASLGHKVVVFDADLGLANVDIILGTHAKHTLQDVLGGPLSIEEILTPGPGGINFIAGGSAVGKLTSISRKRLQEFLAGLAQLEASTDYLIFDTGAGIDTKVMTFLRAADEVLLVTTPDPASITDAYATAKTLFRVQRNAIIRVVMNMVSSEEQAMMLFSNLQGVCQQFLHGHLSYCGCVHNDAKVSASVRQRKPFYLASPECKASVDISQIADKLTKNPLKILAQPFIDRLNNAFDPDNRFTKSDVA
- a CDS encoding cupin domain-containing protein yields the protein MIDMIGYQKGSVVSRQILGKAKGNVTVFAFDEGQGLSEHTAPFDAMVYIMDGEAKITIAEELFELKAGDVIVMPADKPHAITAITPFKMLLAMIKA
- a CDS encoding IS3 family transposase (programmed frameshift), encoding MADIQVNRSVPDPQVSAVIGRRQFSAVYKARIVRQADACREPGEIGALLRREGLYSSHLAKWRRDYRKGAVSALTHDKRGRKQTKDPLKSEIERLSRELERTQRKLRQTQMIFGVPKKLVRDSRNFSDGHLEGRGEIMEAAKKLASLVNWTQACLALGVARTRVYRYWKRKENPVTPKESHKPERSLSEAEKKQVLEVLHSQRFLDIAPQEVYATLLDEGIYLCSIRTMYRLLEENKEVRERRNQARHIEYAKPELLATRPNELWSWDITKLKGPVKWSYFHLYVIIDVFSRYVVGWMVAERESAELAKKLISETIRKQEADPTSLSIHADRGSSMRSKGVALMLSDLGVTKTHSRPHVSNDNPYSESQFKTMKYRPEFPTKFGSIEDARSFCSDFFDWYNQEHHHSGIALLTPETVHYGLAEEVSLKRNVTLARAYQLHPERFVRKRPIAPQLPSAVWINPPARGSMILKLLTN
- a CDS encoding TlyA family RNA methyltransferase; the encoded protein is MLRLDRYLVDEKLVESREKAQELIAAGFVEVDGKQAIKPAQQLKPDSKVELKGRLRYVGRGGVKLESALKRWPISLEGKVCADVGASTGGFTDCLLQNGVKLIYAIDVGTGQLHPSLHNHPQIILMEKTNVRYLESLPEQMDMVTIDVSFISLRLILPSVQRWLSPGAEVWALLKPQFEAPHKTHKGIIREISLREKIRSDFVVWCGVNGWDVKETFLCPIAGEEGNREHWVRMSRKD
- a CDS encoding AbrB/MazE/SpoVT family DNA-binding domain-containing protein codes for the protein MLLKLRKNAQLTLPSQIRKAVHLDDGDVLDCEVRDGQIVLTPKKIVDKQDSWLWSRQWQKDEAEAQSDIGTGNVKEFENVDDLIAHLNKE